The Rhipicephalus sanguineus isolate Rsan-2018 chromosome 7, BIME_Rsan_1.4, whole genome shotgun sequence genome includes a window with the following:
- the LOC119399711 gene encoding growth factor receptor-bound protein 2 isoform X2 has product MEAIAKHDFTATADDELSFRKGQVLKVLNMEDDMNWYRAELDSKEGLIPSNYIEMKKHDWYYGRITRADAEKLLSNKHEGAFLIRVSESSPGDFSLSVRCGDGVQHFKVLRDTMGKFFLWVVKFASLNELVEYHRSASVSRSQDIKLRDMHPEECLVQAMYDFQPQENGELEFRRGDIINVHDRSDANWWEGEIGSRRGYFPATYVVPYHT; this is encoded by the exons ATGGAAGCCATAGCGAAGCACGACTTTACGGCGACGGCCGACGACGAGCTGAGCTTTCGCAAGGGCCAAGTGTTGAAG GTGCTGAACATGGAGGACGACATGAACTGGTACCGGGCCGAGCTGGATTCCAAGGAGGGCCTCATTCCTAGCAACTACATTGAAATGAAGAAGCACGA CTGGTATTATGGACGCATCACGCGAGCCGACGCAGAGAAGCTGCTGTCAAACAAGCACGAGGGAGCCTTCTTGATTCGCGTCAGCGAGAGCTCGCCCGGTGACTTTTCCCTCTCGGTCCGCTGTGGTGATGGCGTCCAGCACTTCAAG GTGCTACGAGACACGATGGGCAAATTCTTCTTGTGGGTGGTGAAGTTTGCCTCGCTCAACGAGCTGGTTGAGTACCACCGCTCGGCCTCAGTCAGCCGCTCCCAGGACATCAAGCTCCGTGACATGCACCCAGAAGAG TGCCTCGTGCAAGCCATGTACGACTTCCAGCCCCAGGAGAACGGGGAGCTGGAGTTCCGCCGCGGCGATATCATCAACGTCCACGACCGCTCGGACGCCAACTGGTGGGAGGGCGAGATCGGCTCGCGCCGTGGCTACTTCCCGGCCACGTACGTGGTGCCCTACCACACGTAG
- the LOC119399711 gene encoding growth factor receptor-bound protein 2 isoform X1: protein MEAIAKHDFTATADDELSFRKGQVLKVLNMEDDMNWYRAELDSKEGLIPSNYIEMKKHDWYYGRITRADAEKLLSNKHEGAFLIRVSESSPGDFSLSVRCGDGVQHFKVLRDTMGKFFLWVVKFASLNELVEYHRSASVSRSQDIKLRDMHPEEETTPGVQPQPRHQRVLTPLKLPTGNNASQTAQLGAGGREDKSQCLVQAMYDFQPQENGELEFRRGDIINVHDRSDANWWEGEIGSRRGYFPATYVVPYHT, encoded by the exons ATGGAAGCCATAGCGAAGCACGACTTTACGGCGACGGCCGACGACGAGCTGAGCTTTCGCAAGGGCCAAGTGTTGAAG GTGCTGAACATGGAGGACGACATGAACTGGTACCGGGCCGAGCTGGATTCCAAGGAGGGCCTCATTCCTAGCAACTACATTGAAATGAAGAAGCACGA CTGGTATTATGGACGCATCACGCGAGCCGACGCAGAGAAGCTGCTGTCAAACAAGCACGAGGGAGCCTTCTTGATTCGCGTCAGCGAGAGCTCGCCCGGTGACTTTTCCCTCTCGGTCCGCTGTGGTGATGGCGTCCAGCACTTCAAG GTGCTACGAGACACGATGGGCAAATTCTTCTTGTGGGTGGTGAAGTTTGCCTCGCTCAACGAGCTGGTTGAGTACCACCGCTCGGCCTCAGTCAGCCGCTCCCAGGACATCAAGCTCCGTGACATGCACCCAGAAGAG GAGACTACACCCGGGGTTCAACCTCAGCCGAGGCACCAGCGTGTACTGACACCGCTCAAGCTTCCCACAGGAAACAACGCCAGCCAGACAGCTCAGCTCGGAGCTGGCGGACGGGAAGATAAGAGCCAG TGCCTCGTGCAAGCCATGTACGACTTCCAGCCCCAGGAGAACGGGGAGCTGGAGTTCCGCCGCGGCGATATCATCAACGTCCACGACCGCTCGGACGCCAACTGGTGGGAGGGCGAGATCGGCTCGCGCCGTGGCTACTTCCCGGCCACGTACGTGGTGCCCTACCACACGTAG